A genomic region of Caenorhabditis elegans chromosome V contains the following coding sequences:
- the exp-2 gene encoding BTB domain-containing protein (Confirmed by transcript evidence) has protein sequence MTVAERRNYQILDDIFRSGASDCFQQVSSADNGSPQFLKLNIGGTSFMILIDAILRADTTTFLSRFVQLTHTARLKVADAYISADDAYYFQRSPTSFEAVFQYYATGVVHRPSEICPASFLSELDFWRISHQHVGSCCADIIPQKREEEKEEEKVDDTTFDKLMCGKLRRRMWTFLERPGSSMQAKAFELSSTLFVAISVMGLSFGTIPDFQVTHLMPPHNETVVLPNGTVTVVQKVEQMRVEHPAFVFTERICIAFFTVEYCLRFFAAPRKLRFALKPLNLVDLLAIVPFYLELLLTLCGVDDRKLRDLRWAFLVVRILRVLRVIRIIKLGRFSSGLQTFGMTLQRSQKQLQMMTIVLLTGVVFFSTMIYFLEKDEEGTPFTSIPAAYWWCIVTMTTVGYGDAVPATTMGKIIASAAIMCGVLVLALPITIIVDNFIKVAQDEQQAEQQKNDQQSEQLALEAMLNAHD, from the exons ATGACAGTGGCGGAACGTCGAAACTATCAGATTCTAGACGATATTTTTCGATCTGGAGCATCCGATTGTTTCCAACAAGTCAGTTCAGCGGATAACGGAAGCCCACAGTTTTTGAAGCTAAATATTGGAGGCACAAGCTTTATGATTCTAATCGACGCGATTCTCCGCGCAGACACAACTACTTTTCTCTCGCGGTTTGTCCAACTCACACACACAGCTAGATTAAAA GTTGCGGATGCCTATATTTCCGCTGATGATGCTTACTATTTCCAACGATCACCTACTTCCTTTGAAGCTGTGTTTCAATACTATGCAACAGGAGTGGTGCATCGACCATCTGAG atttgtcCAGCTTCGTTTCTAAGTGAGCTCGACTTTTGGAGGATATCCCATCAACATGTTGGATCTTGTTGCGCCGATATTATCCCCCAAAAACGGgaagaagagaaagaagaagaaaaa gTAGATGATACCACCTTCGATAAGTTGATGTGCGGAAAGTTACGGAGGAGGATGTGGACTTTTCTCGAACGGCCTGGCTCTTCAATGCAAGCAAAGGCATTTGAGTTGTCATCGACTCTTTTTGTAGCAATTTCAGTTATGGGACTTTCTTTTGGAACTATTCCAGATTTTCAA GTTACTCATCTTATGCCTCCTCATAATGAAACAGTAGTGTTACCGAATGGAACTGTAACGgttgttcaaaaagttgagcAAATGAGAGTGGAACATCCGGCGTTTGTGTTCACGGAACGGATATgcattgcatttttcactgTCGAATATTGCCTCCGGTTTTTCGCCGCACCACGGAAATTAAGATTTGCGCTGAAACCGCTGAACCTTGTCGATTTACTTGCTATTGTTCCATTCTACTTGGAATTGCTTCTGACATTATGCGGAGTTGATGACAGGAAATTAAGAGATCTACGATGGGCTTTCCTTGTTGTTCGGATTCTTCGAGTTCTTCGAGTTATCAGAATTATCAAATTGGGAAGGTTCTCATCGGGACTCCAAACATTCGGAATGACACTTCAAAGATCACAAAAACAACTACAAATGATGACAATTGTACTTCTGACTGGAGTTGTATTCTTTTCAACCATGATTTATTTCTTGGAAAAAGACGAGGAAGGAACACCGTTCACAAGTATTCCGGCGGCATATTGGTGGTGTATAGTAACAATGACAACTGTAGGATATGGAGATGCTGTTCCCGCAACTACTA tgGGGAAAATCATTGCATCAGCAGCAATTATGTGCGGAGTACTTGTACTTGCTCTGCCCATTACTATCATTGTCGACAACTTCATCAAAGTGGCTCAAGATGAACAACAAGCGGAGCAACAGAAAAATGACCAGCAAAGCGAGCAACTCGCGTTGGAAGCCATGCTCAATGCCCATGACTAG
- the exp-2 gene encoding BTB domain-containing protein (Confirmed by transcript evidence): protein MKMAQARVTGNMISGAAQQHKKRLVPLRRTDAMTVAERRNYQILDDIFRSGASDCFQQVSSADNGSPQFLKLNIGGTSFMILIDAILRADTTTFLSRFVQLTHTARLKVADAYISADDAYYFQRSPTSFEAVFQYYATGVVHRPSEICPASFLSELDFWRISHQHVGSCCADIIPQKREEEKEEEKVDDTTFDKLMCGKLRRRMWTFLERPGSSMQAKAFELSSTLFVAISVMGLSFGTIPDFQVTHLMPPHNETVVLPNGTVTVVQKVEQMRVEHPAFVFTERICIAFFTVEYCLRFFAAPRKLRFALKPLNLVDLLAIVPFYLELLLTLCGVDDRKLRDLRWAFLVVRILRVLRVIRIIKLGRFSSGLQTFGMTLQRSQKQLQMMTIVLLTGVVFFSTMIYFLEKDEEGTPFTSIPAAYWWCIVTMTTVGYGDAVPATTMGKIIASAAIMCGVLVLALPITIIVDNFIKVAQDEQQAEQQKNDQQSEQLALEAMLNAHD from the exons ATGAAAATGGCTCAGGCCAG GGTAACCGGAAACATGATCAGCGG GGCCGCACAGCAGCACAAAAAGCGGCTAGTCCCGCTGCGTCGGACTGATGCAATGACAGTGGCGGAACGTCGAAACTATCAGATTCTAGACGATATTTTTCGATCTGGAGCATCCGATTGTTTCCAACAAGTCAGTTCAGCGGATAACGGAAGCCCACAGTTTTTGAAGCTAAATATTGGAGGCACAAGCTTTATGATTCTAATCGACGCGATTCTCCGCGCAGACACAACTACTTTTCTCTCGCGGTTTGTCCAACTCACACACACAGCTAGATTAAAA GTTGCGGATGCCTATATTTCCGCTGATGATGCTTACTATTTCCAACGATCACCTACTTCCTTTGAAGCTGTGTTTCAATACTATGCAACAGGAGTGGTGCATCGACCATCTGAG atttgtcCAGCTTCGTTTCTAAGTGAGCTCGACTTTTGGAGGATATCCCATCAACATGTTGGATCTTGTTGCGCCGATATTATCCCCCAAAAACGGgaagaagagaaagaagaagaaaaa gTAGATGATACCACCTTCGATAAGTTGATGTGCGGAAAGTTACGGAGGAGGATGTGGACTTTTCTCGAACGGCCTGGCTCTTCAATGCAAGCAAAGGCATTTGAGTTGTCATCGACTCTTTTTGTAGCAATTTCAGTTATGGGACTTTCTTTTGGAACTATTCCAGATTTTCAA GTTACTCATCTTATGCCTCCTCATAATGAAACAGTAGTGTTACCGAATGGAACTGTAACGgttgttcaaaaagttgagcAAATGAGAGTGGAACATCCGGCGTTTGTGTTCACGGAACGGATATgcattgcatttttcactgTCGAATATTGCCTCCGGTTTTTCGCCGCACCACGGAAATTAAGATTTGCGCTGAAACCGCTGAACCTTGTCGATTTACTTGCTATTGTTCCATTCTACTTGGAATTGCTTCTGACATTATGCGGAGTTGATGACAGGAAATTAAGAGATCTACGATGGGCTTTCCTTGTTGTTCGGATTCTTCGAGTTCTTCGAGTTATCAGAATTATCAAATTGGGAAGGTTCTCATCGGGACTCCAAACATTCGGAATGACACTTCAAAGATCACAAAAACAACTACAAATGATGACAATTGTACTTCTGACTGGAGTTGTATTCTTTTCAACCATGATTTATTTCTTGGAAAAAGACGAGGAAGGAACACCGTTCACAAGTATTCCGGCGGCATATTGGTGGTGTATAGTAACAATGACAACTGTAGGATATGGAGATGCTGTTCCCGCAACTACTA tgGGGAAAATCATTGCATCAGCAGCAATTATGTGCGGAGTACTTGTACTTGCTCTGCCCATTACTATCATTGTCGACAACTTCATCAAAGTGGCTCAAGATGAACAACAAGCGGAGCAACAGAAAAATGACCAGCAAAGCGAGCAACTCGCGTTGGAAGCCATGCTCAATGCCCATGACTAG
- the exp-2 gene encoding BTB domain-containing protein (Confirmed by transcript evidence) has product MACASISYSALAYNGQVTGNMISGAAQQHKKRLVPLRRTDAMTVAERRNYQILDDIFRSGASDCFQQVSSADNGSPQFLKLNIGGTSFMILIDAILRADTTTFLSRFVQLTHTARLKVADAYISADDAYYFQRSPTSFEAVFQYYATGVVHRPSEICPASFLSELDFWRISHQHVGSCCADIIPQKREEEKEEEKVDDTTFDKLMCGKLRRRMWTFLERPGSSMQAKAFELSSTLFVAISVMGLSFGTIPDFQVTHLMPPHNETVVLPNGTVTVVQKVEQMRVEHPAFVFTERICIAFFTVEYCLRFFAAPRKLRFALKPLNLVDLLAIVPFYLELLLTLCGVDDRKLRDLRWAFLVVRILRVLRVIRIIKLGRFSSGLQTFGMTLQRSQKQLQMMTIVLLTGVVFFSTMIYFLEKDEEGTPFTSIPAAYWWCIVTMTTVGYGDAVPATTMGKIIASAAIMCGVLVLALPITIIVDNFIKVAQDEQQAEQQKNDQQSEQLALEAMLNAHD; this is encoded by the exons ATGGCATGTGCAAGTATTTCTTACTCGGCGCTGGCATATAATGGACA GGTAACCGGAAACATGATCAGCGG GGCCGCACAGCAGCACAAAAAGCGGCTAGTCCCGCTGCGTCGGACTGATGCAATGACAGTGGCGGAACGTCGAAACTATCAGATTCTAGACGATATTTTTCGATCTGGAGCATCCGATTGTTTCCAACAAGTCAGTTCAGCGGATAACGGAAGCCCACAGTTTTTGAAGCTAAATATTGGAGGCACAAGCTTTATGATTCTAATCGACGCGATTCTCCGCGCAGACACAACTACTTTTCTCTCGCGGTTTGTCCAACTCACACACACAGCTAGATTAAAA GTTGCGGATGCCTATATTTCCGCTGATGATGCTTACTATTTCCAACGATCACCTACTTCCTTTGAAGCTGTGTTTCAATACTATGCAACAGGAGTGGTGCATCGACCATCTGAG atttgtcCAGCTTCGTTTCTAAGTGAGCTCGACTTTTGGAGGATATCCCATCAACATGTTGGATCTTGTTGCGCCGATATTATCCCCCAAAAACGGgaagaagagaaagaagaagaaaaa gTAGATGATACCACCTTCGATAAGTTGATGTGCGGAAAGTTACGGAGGAGGATGTGGACTTTTCTCGAACGGCCTGGCTCTTCAATGCAAGCAAAGGCATTTGAGTTGTCATCGACTCTTTTTGTAGCAATTTCAGTTATGGGACTTTCTTTTGGAACTATTCCAGATTTTCAA GTTACTCATCTTATGCCTCCTCATAATGAAACAGTAGTGTTACCGAATGGAACTGTAACGgttgttcaaaaagttgagcAAATGAGAGTGGAACATCCGGCGTTTGTGTTCACGGAACGGATATgcattgcatttttcactgTCGAATATTGCCTCCGGTTTTTCGCCGCACCACGGAAATTAAGATTTGCGCTGAAACCGCTGAACCTTGTCGATTTACTTGCTATTGTTCCATTCTACTTGGAATTGCTTCTGACATTATGCGGAGTTGATGACAGGAAATTAAGAGATCTACGATGGGCTTTCCTTGTTGTTCGGATTCTTCGAGTTCTTCGAGTTATCAGAATTATCAAATTGGGAAGGTTCTCATCGGGACTCCAAACATTCGGAATGACACTTCAAAGATCACAAAAACAACTACAAATGATGACAATTGTACTTCTGACTGGAGTTGTATTCTTTTCAACCATGATTTATTTCTTGGAAAAAGACGAGGAAGGAACACCGTTCACAAGTATTCCGGCGGCATATTGGTGGTGTATAGTAACAATGACAACTGTAGGATATGGAGATGCTGTTCCCGCAACTACTA tgGGGAAAATCATTGCATCAGCAGCAATTATGTGCGGAGTACTTGTACTTGCTCTGCCCATTACTATCATTGTCGACAACTTCATCAAAGTGGCTCAAGATGAACAACAAGCGGAGCAACAGAAAAATGACCAGCAAAGCGAGCAACTCGCGTTGGAAGCCATGCTCAATGCCCATGACTAG
- the exp-2 gene encoding BTB domain-containing protein (Confirmed by transcript evidence), whose amino-acid sequence MISGAAQQHKKRLVPLRRTDAMTVAERRNYQILDDIFRSGASDCFQQVSSADNGSPQFLKLNIGGTSFMILIDAILRADTTTFLSRFVQLTHTARLKVADAYISADDAYYFQRSPTSFEAVFQYYATGVVHRPSEICPASFLSELDFWRISHQHVGSCCADIIPQKREEEKEEEKVDDTTFDKLMCGKLRRRMWTFLERPGSSMQAKAFELSSTLFVAISVMGLSFGTIPDFQVTHLMPPHNETVVLPNGTVTVVQKVEQMRVEHPAFVFTERICIAFFTVEYCLRFFAAPRKLRFALKPLNLVDLLAIVPFYLELLLTLCGVDDRKLRDLRWAFLVVRILRVLRVIRIIKLGRFSSGLQTFGMTLQRSQKQLQMMTIVLLTGVVFFSTMIYFLEKDEEGTPFTSIPAAYWWCIVTMTTVGYGDAVPATTMGKIIASAAIMCGVLVLALPITIIVDNFIKVAQDEQQAEQQKNDQQSEQLALEAMLNAHD is encoded by the exons ATGATCAGCGG GGCCGCACAGCAGCACAAAAAGCGGCTAGTCCCGCTGCGTCGGACTGATGCAATGACAGTGGCGGAACGTCGAAACTATCAGATTCTAGACGATATTTTTCGATCTGGAGCATCCGATTGTTTCCAACAAGTCAGTTCAGCGGATAACGGAAGCCCACAGTTTTTGAAGCTAAATATTGGAGGCACAAGCTTTATGATTCTAATCGACGCGATTCTCCGCGCAGACACAACTACTTTTCTCTCGCGGTTTGTCCAACTCACACACACAGCTAGATTAAAA GTTGCGGATGCCTATATTTCCGCTGATGATGCTTACTATTTCCAACGATCACCTACTTCCTTTGAAGCTGTGTTTCAATACTATGCAACAGGAGTGGTGCATCGACCATCTGAG atttgtcCAGCTTCGTTTCTAAGTGAGCTCGACTTTTGGAGGATATCCCATCAACATGTTGGATCTTGTTGCGCCGATATTATCCCCCAAAAACGGgaagaagagaaagaagaagaaaaa gTAGATGATACCACCTTCGATAAGTTGATGTGCGGAAAGTTACGGAGGAGGATGTGGACTTTTCTCGAACGGCCTGGCTCTTCAATGCAAGCAAAGGCATTTGAGTTGTCATCGACTCTTTTTGTAGCAATTTCAGTTATGGGACTTTCTTTTGGAACTATTCCAGATTTTCAA GTTACTCATCTTATGCCTCCTCATAATGAAACAGTAGTGTTACCGAATGGAACTGTAACGgttgttcaaaaagttgagcAAATGAGAGTGGAACATCCGGCGTTTGTGTTCACGGAACGGATATgcattgcatttttcactgTCGAATATTGCCTCCGGTTTTTCGCCGCACCACGGAAATTAAGATTTGCGCTGAAACCGCTGAACCTTGTCGATTTACTTGCTATTGTTCCATTCTACTTGGAATTGCTTCTGACATTATGCGGAGTTGATGACAGGAAATTAAGAGATCTACGATGGGCTTTCCTTGTTGTTCGGATTCTTCGAGTTCTTCGAGTTATCAGAATTATCAAATTGGGAAGGTTCTCATCGGGACTCCAAACATTCGGAATGACACTTCAAAGATCACAAAAACAACTACAAATGATGACAATTGTACTTCTGACTGGAGTTGTATTCTTTTCAACCATGATTTATTTCTTGGAAAAAGACGAGGAAGGAACACCGTTCACAAGTATTCCGGCGGCATATTGGTGGTGTATAGTAACAATGACAACTGTAGGATATGGAGATGCTGTTCCCGCAACTACTA tgGGGAAAATCATTGCATCAGCAGCAATTATGTGCGGAGTACTTGTACTTGCTCTGCCCATTACTATCATTGTCGACAACTTCATCAAAGTGGCTCAAGATGAACAACAAGCGGAGCAACAGAAAAATGACCAGCAAAGCGAGCAACTCGCGTTGGAAGCCATGCTCAATGCCCATGACTAG